One genomic window of Manduca sexta isolate Smith_Timp_Sample1 chromosome 4, JHU_Msex_v1.0, whole genome shotgun sequence includes the following:
- the LOC115451129 gene encoding BSD domain-containing protein 1 isoform X2 has product MAEKSSDSSPSDVASTPRNEDRQSGNWWDTWLTSAKSKSAEVYTMVKKDLDEIGSAVKSEASHVFSTTSNVIGKTFKLDVPESPANVVKKSLSTFIGQVSTVLNPEPDDEDDTEVILSSGDTTMLSTYKKELEALQRVDATFIVPAYSPEFEAWLASLESTEGGVLSPTAAVRRLDSNPILKAQYEKLVPDAVSHEEFWERYLFRVALLQDRLAAASRKQPIEEPSTDPVLAHLPLQTPVEQSPKKTMSGLEEEKPYDGSDIDTAVAWEDDFANDVELTEEQQTLLLEEYEKEIASKKISKQSSFRDVINNNPEKISTDNSQTTDKMNNKLTVDKKNKNGRSPKKPAKTDVCGNNLVEDYFGDKEVKDDASANSDESWEKDFEVDDVVEQKA; this is encoded by the exons tCAGCTGAAGTGTACACCATGGTCAAGAAAGATCTAGATGAAATAGGCAGCGCCGTGAAAAGCGAAGCGAGCCATGTCTTCAGTACCACATCTAATGTGATAGGCAAGACTTTTAAg TTGGACGTACCTGAATCGCCAGCTAATGTTGTCAAGAAGAGTCTCAGTACCTTTATAG GCCAAGTGAGCACGGTACTGAACCCTGAACCCGACGATGAGGACGACACCGAAGTCATACTGTCCTCGGGAGACACCACGATGCTCTCcacttacaaa AAAGAACTAGAAGCCCTGCAACGCGTGGACGCAACGTTCATCGTGCCCGCGTACAGTCCGGAGTTCGAGGCGTGGCTCGCGAGTCTCGAGTCCACGGAGGGAGGCGTCCTGAGTCCCACGGCGGCCGTGCGGAGACTCGACTCCAACCCGATACTCAAGGCGCAGTATGAGAAGCTCGTGCCTGATGCGGTCTCACATGAGGAGTTTTGGGAacg GTACTTGTTCCGCGTGGCGCTGCTGCAGGACCGGCTGGCGGCGGCGTCGCGCAAGCAACCCATCGAGGAGCCCTCCACCGACCCCGTGCTCGCGCATCTGCCGCTACAGACGCCCGTGGAACA aAGTCCAAAAAAAACTATGTCGGGTTTGGAGGAAGAGAAACCTTACGACGGCTCTGATATAGACACCGCCGTCGCCTGGGAGGACG ACTTCGCAAATGACGTAGAACTTACCGAAGAACAACAAACGCTGCTGCTAGAGGAATACGAAAAGGAGATCGCGtccaaaaaaatatccaaacaatCCTCCTTCCGAGACGTAATCAACAATAACCCTGAAAAAATATCCACAGACAACAGCCAGACCACAGACAAAATGAACAACAAACTGACAGTTgacaagaaaaacaaaaatggcCGTTCGCCAAAAAAGCCCGCCAAAACTGACGTGTGTGGAAATAACCTAGTCGAGGATTATTTCGGCGACAAAGAAGTAAAGGATGACGCTAGCGCTAATTCAGACGAGAGCTGGGAGAAAGATTTTGAAGTAGACGATGTGGTTGAACAGAAAGCTTGA
- the LOC115451129 gene encoding BSD domain-containing protein 1 isoform X1, translated as MAEKSSDSSPSDVASTPRNEDRQSGNWWDTWLTSAKSKSAEVYTMVKKDLDEIGSAVKSEASHVFSTTSNVIGKTFKLDVPESPANVVKKSLSTFIGQVSTVLNPEPDDEDDTEVILSSGDTTMLSTYKKELEALQRVDATFIVPAYSPEFEAWLASLESTEGGVLSPTAAVRRLDSNPILKAQYEKLVPDAVSHEEFWERYLFRVALLQDRLAAASRKQPIEEPSTDPVLAHLPLQTPVEQSPKKTMSGLEEEKPYDGSDIDTAVAWEDEDFANDVELTEEQQTLLLEEYEKEIASKKISKQSSFRDVINNNPEKISTDNSQTTDKMNNKLTVDKKNKNGRSPKKPAKTDVCGNNLVEDYFGDKEVKDDASANSDESWEKDFEVDDVVEQKA; from the exons tCAGCTGAAGTGTACACCATGGTCAAGAAAGATCTAGATGAAATAGGCAGCGCCGTGAAAAGCGAAGCGAGCCATGTCTTCAGTACCACATCTAATGTGATAGGCAAGACTTTTAAg TTGGACGTACCTGAATCGCCAGCTAATGTTGTCAAGAAGAGTCTCAGTACCTTTATAG GCCAAGTGAGCACGGTACTGAACCCTGAACCCGACGATGAGGACGACACCGAAGTCATACTGTCCTCGGGAGACACCACGATGCTCTCcacttacaaa AAAGAACTAGAAGCCCTGCAACGCGTGGACGCAACGTTCATCGTGCCCGCGTACAGTCCGGAGTTCGAGGCGTGGCTCGCGAGTCTCGAGTCCACGGAGGGAGGCGTCCTGAGTCCCACGGCGGCCGTGCGGAGACTCGACTCCAACCCGATACTCAAGGCGCAGTATGAGAAGCTCGTGCCTGATGCGGTCTCACATGAGGAGTTTTGGGAacg GTACTTGTTCCGCGTGGCGCTGCTGCAGGACCGGCTGGCGGCGGCGTCGCGCAAGCAACCCATCGAGGAGCCCTCCACCGACCCCGTGCTCGCGCATCTGCCGCTACAGACGCCCGTGGAACA aAGTCCAAAAAAAACTATGTCGGGTTTGGAGGAAGAGAAACCTTACGACGGCTCTGATATAGACACCGCCGTCGCCTGGGAGGACG AAGACTTCGCAAATGACGTAGAACTTACCGAAGAACAACAAACGCTGCTGCTAGAGGAATACGAAAAGGAGATCGCGtccaaaaaaatatccaaacaatCCTCCTTCCGAGACGTAATCAACAATAACCCTGAAAAAATATCCACAGACAACAGCCAGACCACAGACAAAATGAACAACAAACTGACAGTTgacaagaaaaacaaaaatggcCGTTCGCCAAAAAAGCCCGCCAAAACTGACGTGTGTGGAAATAACCTAGTCGAGGATTATTTCGGCGACAAAGAAGTAAAGGATGACGCTAGCGCTAATTCAGACGAGAGCTGGGAGAAAGATTTTGAAGTAGACGATGTGGTTGAACAGAAAGCTTGA